A stretch of the Kroppenstedtia eburnea genome encodes the following:
- a CDS encoding NAD(P)H-quinone oxidoreductase, which translates to MRAVIVNQPGGPEQLELGEAPLPRPAADELLVRVQATALNRADIMQRQGKYPPPPGASPILGLEMAGVVEEVGEKCRDWKVGDRVFGLLPGGGYAEYAVIPGQMALPVPKGLNTVEAAAIAEVFLTAYQALFWLGDLQKGDRVLIHAGASGVGTAAIQLAKTHGATVFTTAGSREKLKACLSLGADLALNYKEGPFAPAVQKAAGTEGVQVILDFVGAPYWEQNVDSLGMDGKLVLISTMGGTRPENFSLGPFLAKRLQLTGTTLRSRSLDYKKRLTRDFAEMALPRFDDGRLRPIIDRIFPWDEVREAHRYMEENRNIGKIVLQVE; encoded by the coding sequence ATGCGCGCAGTCATCGTGAACCAACCCGGCGGACCGGAACAGCTGGAGTTGGGAGAGGCTCCCCTCCCCCGGCCCGCCGCAGATGAGCTGTTGGTCCGGGTGCAAGCCACCGCTCTCAACCGGGCCGATATCATGCAACGGCAGGGAAAATACCCACCGCCGCCGGGAGCCAGCCCGATCCTGGGACTGGAGATGGCCGGAGTGGTGGAAGAGGTGGGAGAAAAGTGCCGGGACTGGAAAGTGGGGGATCGGGTGTTTGGACTCCTGCCGGGAGGCGGGTATGCGGAATATGCAGTGATCCCCGGACAGATGGCCCTCCCCGTCCCGAAGGGATTGAACACGGTGGAAGCGGCGGCGATCGCCGAAGTGTTCCTGACAGCTTATCAAGCCTTGTTCTGGTTGGGTGACTTGCAAAAAGGGGATCGGGTACTGATTCACGCCGGAGCCAGTGGAGTGGGAACGGCGGCGATTCAGTTGGCCAAGACTCATGGGGCCACCGTTTTCACCACTGCCGGCTCCCGGGAAAAACTGAAGGCTTGCCTTTCCCTCGGGGCGGATCTGGCACTCAATTACAAAGAGGGTCCCTTCGCCCCGGCCGTCCAAAAGGCGGCGGGGACGGAAGGGGTACAGGTGATCCTGGATTTTGTGGGGGCACCCTACTGGGAACAAAACGTCGACAGTCTGGGAATGGACGGCAAACTGGTCCTGATCAGTACCATGGGAGGAACCCGGCCGGAAAATTTCAGTCTGGGCCCCTTCCTGGCCAAGCGCCTGCAATTGACCGGCACCACCCTTCGCTCCCGCAGTCTTGACTACAAAAAGCGGCTCACCCGGGATTTTGCCGAGATGGCGCTTCCCCGTTTTGACGATGGGCGGCTCCGACCGATCATCGACCGCATTTTCCCTTGGGATGAAGTGAGGGAAGCTCACCGCTATATGGAGGAAAACCGGAATATCGGGAAGATCGTGTTGCAAGTGGAATAA
- a CDS encoding carboxymuconolactone decarboxylase family protein translates to MKFTEACFEEGELSVKNKHLIAVALGVMTNDEYCIIYHTKGALDQGAGEREVMEAAAVAGAFGGGLAMSQTVTLLRDVLEEFGGGGSPAGESIKH, encoded by the coding sequence ATGAAATTTACTGAAGCCTGTTTTGAAGAAGGGGAGCTGTCCGTCAAGAACAAGCACCTGATCGCTGTCGCCCTCGGAGTGATGACCAATGATGAGTATTGCATCATCTATCACACCAAGGGGGCGCTGGACCAAGGAGCCGGTGAGCGGGAGGTCATGGAGGCTGCCGCCGTCGCCGGTGCATTTGGCGGCGGTTTGGCCATGTCCCAAACCGTCACCCTGCTCCGGGATGTATTGGAGGAATTCGGGGGAGGCGGATCCCCGGCAGGAGAAAGCATCAAACACTGA
- a CDS encoding M3 family oligoendopeptidase: MPEKYSMNWDLDVFFPGGSDSPEFKRFLEELEGDVEGFNRRIRQLEEAPATDVRSLQEILATLQDLIARLDESGSFIECLASQNMKDEQAKIHRARLSQTGAAFHSAMTRLDRLFLEMSDQEWASFLKNPEMDPIAFSLEERRRRAVEKLPPEMESLAGDLSVDGYDAWGELYNTIVSRMTIPVEEDGKTRELSVGQASNKMTSSNRELRRQVFHRMEDAWKEQEDLLAASLNHLGGFRLNLYRQRGWDSVLKEPLDLNRMSEATLNTMWEVISQNKQELLRFFERKASLLGLHKLSWYDVYAPISREESHVPYDEAAAFILEQFQHFNPEMATFAKKAFDDRWIEAEDRPGKRPGGFCTNFGVSNQSRIFMTYSGTAGNISTLAHELGHAYHQHVMTDLPVMAQQYAMNVAETASTFAESIVSDASIRHAPTEERRIALLEDKIQRAVAFFMDIHARFLFETRFYEERKKGLVSPDRLKELILEAEKEAFCDGLEEYHPYFWASKLHFYITGMPFYNFPYTFGYLFSTGLYGRALKEGSAFAGKYVDLLRDTGRMTVEDLAQKHLGVDLTRPDFWQEAVNLVKADIDQFLKLTEKA; this comes from the coding sequence ATGCCAGAAAAATACAGTATGAACTGGGATTTGGATGTCTTTTTTCCCGGAGGAAGTGATTCACCGGAGTTCAAGCGCTTTCTGGAAGAATTGGAAGGGGATGTGGAGGGTTTTAACCGTCGGATCCGCCAATTGGAAGAAGCTCCGGCAACAGATGTTCGTTCCCTGCAGGAGATTTTGGCCACTCTGCAGGATCTGATCGCCCGCTTGGATGAATCGGGCTCCTTCATCGAATGTCTGGCCTCTCAAAACATGAAAGATGAACAGGCCAAGATTCATCGTGCCCGTCTTTCCCAGACAGGGGCGGCTTTTCATTCAGCCATGACCCGACTGGATCGTCTCTTTCTGGAGATGTCCGATCAAGAGTGGGCCTCTTTTCTGAAGAATCCCGAAATGGACCCCATCGCTTTCTCCCTGGAGGAGCGGCGTCGGCGGGCAGTGGAAAAATTGCCCCCGGAAATGGAAAGTCTGGCGGGGGATCTCTCCGTCGATGGGTATGATGCCTGGGGGGAATTGTACAACACCATCGTCAGCCGGATGACCATTCCCGTCGAAGAAGACGGCAAGACCAGGGAACTTTCCGTCGGTCAGGCTTCCAACAAAATGACCAGCAGCAACCGGGAATTGCGCCGCCAAGTATTCCATCGAATGGAGGATGCCTGGAAGGAACAAGAGGACCTGTTGGCCGCCAGCCTGAATCACCTCGGCGGTTTCCGACTCAACCTGTACCGTCAGCGGGGATGGGATTCCGTTCTCAAAGAACCCCTGGATCTCAACCGGATGTCGGAAGCGACACTGAACACGATGTGGGAAGTGATCAGCCAAAATAAGCAAGAACTGCTTCGCTTCTTTGAGCGGAAGGCTTCTCTCCTCGGGTTACATAAATTGAGCTGGTATGATGTTTACGCCCCGATCAGCCGGGAGGAGTCCCACGTTCCCTATGACGAAGCGGCGGCGTTTATTCTGGAACAGTTTCAACACTTCAACCCGGAGATGGCCACCTTCGCCAAGAAGGCGTTTGACGATCGCTGGATTGAAGCGGAGGACCGGCCGGGAAAAAGGCCCGGCGGTTTCTGCACCAATTTTGGTGTGAGCAACCAGTCCCGGATTTTCATGACCTACTCCGGCACTGCCGGCAATATCAGCACCTTGGCCCATGAACTGGGGCATGCCTATCATCAGCATGTGATGACCGATCTGCCGGTGATGGCCCAGCAATATGCGATGAATGTGGCTGAGACCGCCTCCACCTTTGCCGAATCGATCGTCTCCGATGCTTCCATCCGCCATGCTCCCACCGAGGAGCGCCGGATCGCTCTCCTGGAGGATAAGATCCAGCGGGCCGTCGCCTTCTTTATGGATATCCATGCCCGGTTCCTGTTTGAGACCCGTTTTTACGAGGAACGGAAAAAAGGACTGGTCTCTCCGGACCGGCTGAAGGAACTGATTCTGGAGGCGGAAAAGGAAGCCTTCTGTGACGGGTTGGAGGAATATCATCCCTATTTTTGGGCTTCCAAGCTTCACTTCTACATCACGGGAATGCCCTTCTATAACTTCCCTTACACCTTCGGCTATCTCTTCAGCACGGGCCTGTACGGTCGTGCCCTGAAAGAAGGATCCGCCTTTGCCGGGAAATATGTGGATCTCTTGCGGGACACCGGACGGATGACTGTGGAAGATCTGGCCCAAAAGCATCTGGGTGTGGATCTCACGCGGCCGGATTTCTGGCAGGAAGCTGTCAACCTGGTGAAAGCGGATATCGATCAGTTTCTGAAGCTGACGGAAAAAGCCTGA
- a CDS encoding DUF4358 domain-containing protein: protein MKRYGKDIRTFLAVMFALAVAMSLLSGCSGEKEEAVEKLSAVEVGKRIEQEVNLDHMKPGDMSKLQKLYQIDADSIEDFILFTASSNVKADELAIIKVKDAHQIESVKEKISHRIDAQTVKFKDYRPEEFFLIDKHVLKTKGPFIFFAVSKEADQMERAFDYAF from the coding sequence ATGAAGCGGTATGGGAAGGATATAAGAACGTTTTTGGCCGTGATGTTCGCACTGGCCGTGGCGATGAGTCTCTTGTCCGGATGCTCCGGTGAGAAAGAGGAGGCAGTCGAAAAACTTTCTGCTGTCGAAGTGGGGAAACGGATTGAACAGGAAGTTAACCTGGATCACATGAAACCAGGGGACATGAGCAAGCTGCAAAAATTGTATCAAATCGATGCCGACAGCATTGAAGATTTCATCCTTTTTACGGCCTCATCCAATGTAAAGGCCGATGAATTGGCCATTATCAAAGTAAAAGATGCCCATCAGATAGAGAGTGTCAAAGAGAAAATATCGCACAGAATCGACGCCCAAACCGTAAAATTCAAGGATTACCGCCCGGAAGAGTTTTTTTTGATCGATAAACACGTTTTAAAGACAAAGGGTCCATTTATTTTTTTCGCAGTCTCCAAAGAGGCCGATCAAATGGAACGTGCTTTTGATTACGCATTCTAG
- a CDS encoding DHHW family protein: MNRYDKISKNILGLLLLLFTGSIAILNLLVPDRTFSESENRMLEPLPQISLKSLTSGKFTSDFEKYISDQLIFRDLWIGVKTDTDRIMGKKESNGIYLGKDGHLIQQFIPPEDGDLEKKVDAILAFDRATPNLRKYVMLVPTATTLLKEQLPAYAPAGDEKAYLDQIRQLIQQRGIPFVNVYPALYTQREQPIFYKTDHHWTTRGAYFAYRELCKQMGIPPQQEEDFNIRQVSRQFYGSLHSKSGFRQIQPDSIELYLPKDPEKYTVEYVDEDQTSDSLYEMEQLHKKDQYAVFLNGNHPLIRITTAHPEKKRLLVVKDSYANSLIPFLTKHFSEIDVVDLRYYEGDLTTFVKEREIDELLLLYNVHTFSEDPSIKNLSEAIQ; this comes from the coding sequence CTGAACAGGTATGACAAAATAAGCAAAAATATCTTAGGCTTATTGCTGCTGCTGTTCACCGGTTCAATTGCGATCCTGAACCTGTTAGTGCCCGATCGGACGTTCTCGGAATCGGAAAATCGGATGTTGGAGCCACTGCCGCAGATCTCACTGAAATCGCTGACGTCGGGAAAGTTCACCTCCGATTTCGAGAAATACATTTCCGATCAATTGATCTTCAGAGACCTTTGGATCGGAGTGAAAACCGATACGGATCGGATCATGGGAAAAAAAGAAAGCAACGGGATTTACCTGGGCAAAGATGGACATCTCATTCAACAATTTATTCCACCGGAGGATGGGGATTTGGAGAAGAAGGTTGATGCTATTCTTGCCTTTGACCGCGCCACTCCCAATCTCCGTAAATACGTGATGCTTGTGCCAACAGCCACAACCCTGCTCAAGGAACAACTTCCGGCATATGCCCCGGCTGGCGATGAAAAGGCGTATTTGGACCAAATCCGGCAACTGATCCAACAGCGCGGAATCCCTTTTGTCAATGTATATCCCGCGCTGTATACCCAACGGGAACAACCGATTTTTTATAAAACCGATCATCATTGGACCACCCGGGGAGCCTATTTTGCCTATCGGGAGCTGTGCAAGCAAATGGGGATTCCCCCCCAACAGGAGGAAGATTTCAATATCCGGCAAGTCTCCCGTCAATTTTACGGTTCGCTCCATTCGAAGAGTGGATTCAGACAGATCCAGCCGGACAGCATTGAACTGTATTTGCCCAAGGACCCGGAGAAATATACGGTGGAGTATGTCGATGAAGACCAAACCTCGGATTCCTTGTATGAGATGGAACAACTTCATAAAAAGGATCAGTATGCGGTGTTTCTTAACGGCAACCATCCGCTGATCCGAATCACAACAGCCCATCCAGAAAAGAAAAGGCTGCTGGTGGTCAAAGATTCCTATGCCAACAGTTTGATTCCATTCTTGACAAAACACTTCAGCGAGATCGATGTCGTCGACCTTCGATATTACGAGGGAGACTTGACGACGTTTGTGAAAGAACGTGAAATCGATGAGTTACTGCTGCTTTATAATGTCCATACGTTCTCTGAAGACCCATCGATCAAAAACTTATCGGAGGCGATCCAATGA
- a CDS encoding MBOAT family O-acyltransferase: MVFSSLIFLFLFLPATLLIYYMSPKGLRNVVLLVASLIFYAWGEPVYILIMIFTTVFDYCNGLLIDRYRHRKPIARAVLIGSIIGSLGILSFFKYAGFVLDNINQLFHLHIQAADLPLPVGISFYTFQTMSYVIDVYRGQIPVQRNIIHFGTYVTMFPQLVAGPIIKYGDIAKQLVSRKVTLEGFGEGAECFIRGLAKKVLLANNIGLLWANVKATPSEDLSILSAWLGIIAFTFQIYFDFSGYSDMARGLGKMFGFDLVKNFNYPYISKSITEFWRRWHISLGSWFREYVYIPLGGNRLGLLKQFRNLLVVWFLTGLWHGANWNFIIWGLYFGLFVTVEKLFLLKWLQRSPTFMAHIYTLLIVIVGWVWFDFDHLASSLKFIGVMFGYGANGIADDQAFYALSTHPVLLILLALCATPLPGKVLSHVKEKWGVAGAIAVPAVCFILMVLSTAYLVDDTYNPFLYFRF; the protein is encoded by the coding sequence TTGGTCTTCAGCAGCTTGATATTTTTGTTCCTCTTCCTGCCAGCAACTCTTTTGATCTATTATATGTCGCCAAAGGGGCTTCGAAATGTCGTCCTGCTCGTTGCAAGCCTGATCTTTTATGCTTGGGGAGAGCCAGTCTATATCCTCATCATGATTTTCACAACCGTATTTGACTATTGCAACGGACTGCTGATTGACCGATACAGACACCGTAAACCGATCGCCCGAGCCGTTTTAATCGGATCCATCATCGGCAGTTTGGGCATTCTCTCCTTTTTCAAGTATGCCGGATTTGTCCTTGACAACATCAATCAGCTCTTCCATCTGCACATACAGGCGGCGGATCTTCCGCTGCCGGTGGGCATCTCCTTTTATACGTTCCAAACGATGTCTTATGTAATCGATGTCTACCGGGGTCAAATACCCGTGCAGCGGAATATCATCCACTTCGGAACCTACGTCACCATGTTTCCGCAGCTGGTTGCAGGTCCGATCATCAAATACGGCGATATTGCGAAACAACTGGTTTCCCGTAAGGTGACGCTTGAGGGGTTTGGCGAAGGGGCGGAATGTTTTATCAGAGGACTTGCAAAAAAGGTGTTGCTCGCCAACAATATCGGGTTGCTGTGGGCGAATGTGAAAGCGACACCCTCGGAGGATTTGTCCATCTTGTCCGCATGGCTGGGGATCATCGCCTTTACCTTTCAAATTTACTTCGATTTCAGCGGGTATTCGGATATGGCGCGCGGGCTCGGCAAGATGTTCGGTTTCGATTTGGTGAAAAACTTCAACTACCCTTATATATCCAAAAGCATTACGGAATTTTGGCGCAGATGGCATATATCATTGGGCTCCTGGTTTCGGGAATATGTCTATATTCCCCTCGGTGGCAATCGGTTGGGCCTATTGAAACAGTTTCGCAATCTGTTGGTGGTCTGGTTTCTGACCGGCTTATGGCACGGGGCGAACTGGAATTTTATCATATGGGGTTTGTATTTTGGTCTCTTCGTTACAGTTGAAAAGCTGTTTCTTCTGAAATGGCTACAACGCAGCCCAACTTTTATGGCACATATCTACACACTCCTGATAGTCATTGTCGGCTGGGTATGGTTCGATTTTGATCATTTGGCTTCCAGCTTGAAGTTCATCGGGGTGATGTTCGGGTACGGTGCGAACGGAATTGCAGATGATCAAGCGTTCTACGCTCTGTCCACCCATCCCGTCTTGTTGATCCTGTTGGCTCTATGTGCAACACCGCTTCCGGGAAAAGTTTTATCCCATGTGAAGGAAAAGTGGGGGGTCGCAGGGGCGATCGCCGTTCCGGCCGTGTGTTTTATATTGATGGTTCTGTCGACGGCTTATTTAGTCGATGATACCTACAACCCGTTCCTGTACTTTCGATTTTAA
- a CDS encoding GDSL-type esterase/lipase family protein has protein sequence MAKKILSTLFIVGTVFGLAACGNAPHDELPENQPSQTQATPSKSAETSYRSVFQHSVFLGDSITEGLSYHDLLDDANVQAGAGKITEVALDDVNKIAKRNPKHIFIQLGSDDILLPPKVTDNPKQYSLAYYAKLIDKIEEKLPGANITVLSVTPVTPDAEKKEPRYKNISDYNQGLKKLAAEKKVGYADLSPIFAKHKNLHDSDGIHFKEEFYTFMLELLKDRVK, from the coding sequence ATGGCAAAGAAAATCCTTTCAACATTATTCATTGTAGGCACTGTATTCGGTTTGGCAGCATGCGGAAACGCTCCCCACGACGAACTCCCGGAAAATCAGCCCTCTCAAACTCAAGCCACACCTTCAAAGTCGGCCGAAACTTCGTATCGATCGGTCTTTCAACACAGCGTATTTTTGGGGGATTCCATTACGGAGGGGCTATCCTACCACGATCTATTGGATGATGCCAATGTGCAAGCAGGCGCCGGGAAAATCACCGAAGTGGCATTGGATGATGTGAACAAAATCGCAAAGAGAAACCCGAAGCACATCTTTATCCAACTGGGATCCGATGACATTTTATTACCGCCTAAAGTAACCGACAATCCCAAGCAGTATTCACTGGCGTATTATGCCAAATTGATAGACAAAATCGAGGAGAAACTCCCAGGTGCCAACATTACCGTACTGTCTGTGACTCCGGTTACACCCGATGCAGAGAAGAAGGAACCCCGTTACAAAAATATCAGTGATTATAATCAGGGATTGAAAAAGCTGGCCGCTGAGAAAAAAGTGGGCTATGCAGATCTGTCTCCCATCTTTGCAAAACACAAAAATCTGCACGATTCGGATGGGATCCATTTTAAAGAAGAGTTTTATACATTCATGTTGGAGTTGCTGAAAGACCGGGTCAAATAG
- a CDS encoding N-acetylmuramoyl-L-alanine amidase family protein — MQNLGSAFFVPAVSESEQGDSGFFYLMCTSSAFDLDLCLLFFFAGRGSYPTNFNTKQRDKKMKTVRPPMIIMILLIFTAIGIVAFYNFSNSNGKSVYKVVIDPGHGGKDHGATGASGQFEKDFTLKLSRKVEKLAQEEPRLQVHLTRTDDRFISSVDRARPKFANDLGADLFISIHGNTFANPDVSGTETYYYHWNSRSLAKVMHKHVVQGSGFQNRGVKKENYFVLKDTKMPAVLIEMGYLTHPKEEKEMLTEEYQNRMAVSIVDGIKEYLKLD; from the coding sequence GTGCAGAACCTCGGTTCTGCTTTTTTTGTTCCGGCAGTTTCAGAATCTGAGCAAGGAGACTCAGGTTTTTTTTATTTGATGTGCACTTCTTCTGCATTTGATCTTGATCTTTGTCTATTATTCTTTTTTGCAGGCAGAGGGAGTTACCCAACAAACTTCAATACAAAGCAGAGGGATAAGAAAATGAAAACGGTCAGACCGCCGATGATCATCATGATCCTGTTGATCTTCACCGCCATTGGGATCGTTGCCTTCTACAACTTCAGCAACTCAAACGGCAAATCGGTGTACAAGGTTGTCATCGATCCCGGCCATGGCGGCAAAGATCACGGTGCGACAGGGGCCAGCGGACAATTTGAGAAGGATTTCACACTGAAATTATCGCGCAAAGTGGAAAAACTGGCGCAGGAAGAGCCGCGACTACAGGTTCATCTCACCAGAACAGATGACCGTTTTATATCTTCCGTCGACCGTGCCAGGCCGAAATTCGCCAACGATTTAGGCGCCGATCTGTTTATTTCCATTCACGGAAACACCTTTGCCAACCCTGATGTTTCCGGTACGGAAACGTATTATTACCACTGGAATTCCCGTTCCCTGGCCAAGGTCATGCACAAACATGTGGTCCAAGGGAGTGGCTTTCAGAACCGGGGTGTAAAGAAAGAGAATTATTTTGTTTTAAAGGATACGAAAATGCCGGCCGTTTTGATTGAGATGGGATATCTGACCCATCCGAAAGAAGAGAAAGAAATGCTGACAGAGGAATATCAAAACCGGATGGCTGTCTCGATTGTGGATGGAATCAAAGAATACCTGAAATTAGATTAA